A section of the Rummeliibacillus pycnus genome encodes:
- a CDS encoding low molecular weight protein arginine phosphatase, whose protein sequence is MNIYFVCTGNTCRSPMAEAILKSRNLKEIEVKSAGLFAMPGSPISQNTKSVLNEQNIDYNHTAQTVNLEDLQWANLILTMTSGHKESLLQKFPQMADKTFTFKEYVKGNDDLDVFDPFGGDISTYRETFKELSKLMDALEKNLMED, encoded by the coding sequence ATGAATATTTATTTTGTATGTACAGGAAATACTTGTAGAAGTCCGATGGCAGAAGCCATATTAAAATCTAGAAATCTCAAAGAGATCGAAGTGAAATCTGCAGGATTATTTGCTATGCCAGGAAGTCCTATTTCACAGAATACAAAATCGGTTTTAAATGAGCAGAATATTGACTATAATCATACTGCTCAAACAGTTAATCTAGAAGATTTGCAATGGGCTAATTTAATATTAACAATGACATCTGGGCATAAAGAATCGTTATTACAAAAATTCCCTCAAATGGCAGATAAAACGTTCACATTTAAAGAATATGTAAAGGGAAATGATGATCTGGATGTATTTGATCCGTTCGGAGGAGATATTTCAACATATCGTGAAACTTTCAAAGAACTTAGTAAATTAATGGATGCACTTGAAAAGAACTTAATGGAGGATTGA
- a CDS encoding stage II sporulation protein R encodes MIEDYNAIKQPQELSYYTIKQPKKQSQVNILLQFITSLLLIQLVLLIIQGILTQQYSTELEQPRFRIIANSNSAADQQYKHQLVEKIKPILENAIQNSSTELNLSTIENQIKSKLSTEMEKEKINITTTKALFPPKRNDYKMYAQDKYQAIVVTIGTGKGDNWWCGLFPKVCYREEDSKKENEEEEEKPKFFIVEWFKSLFKD; translated from the coding sequence ATGATAGAAGATTATAATGCTATTAAACAACCACAAGAATTATCTTACTACACTATTAAACAACCAAAAAAACAATCACAAGTGAATATACTTTTGCAATTTATAACATCACTTTTACTTATACAGTTAGTATTACTGATCATACAGGGGATTTTAACTCAACAATATAGTACAGAATTAGAACAACCAAGATTTCGTATCATTGCCAATAGTAATTCTGCAGCAGATCAGCAATATAAGCATCAACTGGTAGAAAAAATAAAACCAATCCTAGAAAATGCGATTCAAAATTCATCTACAGAGTTGAACTTATCAACAATTGAAAACCAAATTAAAAGTAAGTTATCCACAGAAATGGAAAAAGAGAAGATAAACATCACAACTACGAAAGCATTATTTCCACCAAAACGCAATGATTATAAAATGTATGCACAAGATAAATATCAAGCAATCGTCGTGACAATTGGAACAGGCAAGGGAGATAATTGGTGGTGCGGTTTATTTCCAAAAGTTTGCTATCGTGAGGAAGATTCCAAGAAAGAAAATGAAGAAGAAGAAGAAAAGCCGAAATTTTTTATAGTTGAATGGTTTAAGAGTCTTTTTAAAGATTAG
- the rpiB gene encoding ribose 5-phosphate isomerase B → MKIAISSDHGGNNLRKEIITLLEELGISYEDFGPKSSDSVDYPDYALPVANRVASGEFDRGILICGTGIGMSITANKVKGIRCALVHDVFSAKATRCHNDSNVLAMGERVIGPGLAREIVQTWLSTDFEGGRHERRISKITALEEQE, encoded by the coding sequence TTGAAAATTGCAATTTCATCAGATCATGGTGGTAACAACTTACGAAAAGAAATCATAACTTTATTAGAAGAATTAGGTATTAGTTATGAAGACTTCGGTCCAAAATCATCTGATTCAGTAGATTACCCAGACTATGCACTACCAGTTGCAAATAGAGTTGCTAGTGGCGAATTTGACCGTGGCATATTGATTTGTGGCACAGGTATTGGTATGTCTATTACTGCCAACAAAGTAAAAGGCATCCGTTGTGCTCTAGTACATGATGTATTCAGTGCAAAAGCAACACGTTGTCATAATGATTCAAATGTGTTAGCAATGGGTGAAAGAGTAATCGGTCCTGGGTTAGCACGTGAAATCGTTCAAACTTGGCTATCAACTGATTTTGAAGGTGGACGTCATGAACGTCGAATCAGCAAAATCACAGCTTTAGAAGAACAAGAATAA
- a CDS encoding L-threonylcarbamoyladenylate synthase, producing the protein METQRFIVDNNVDSEKSYSQAVDLLNNGELVAFPTETVYGLGAVATNESAVKKIYAAKGRPSDNPLIVHIGTFAELEKYVDYISDKARKCMEAFWPGPLTIIFKVKPNILAPSVTAGLDTVGIRMPNHPVAIRLLQKLGKPVAAPSANRSGKPSPTEGIHVEQDLAGEIPMILDGGATGIGVESTVIDLTLETPVILRPGAITKEMFEKVIGPVEQPTHIEQKAGAPRAPGMKYTHYAPNAPVYLIEQNEQQVSRAIKELQQQGHKVALLGPQRFAHLVSNWFFTLGDSKEEMAANLFHALRACDSTAADIVLATVTSTDGVGAAIMNRLEKSAGGKWYSKDYQKQ; encoded by the coding sequence ATGGAAACACAACGTTTCATTGTGGATAACAATGTGGATTCAGAAAAAAGTTATTCACAAGCTGTGGATTTGTTAAATAATGGAGAGCTAGTTGCTTTTCCGACAGAGACGGTTTATGGCCTTGGGGCTGTAGCAACAAATGAATCAGCAGTTAAAAAAATCTATGCCGCAAAAGGAAGACCTTCAGATAATCCTCTGATTGTCCATATAGGTACTTTTGCTGAACTTGAAAAATATGTGGATTATATTTCAGATAAAGCGAGAAAGTGCATGGAGGCATTTTGGCCAGGGCCATTAACGATTATTTTCAAAGTAAAACCAAATATCCTTGCACCGAGTGTGACTGCAGGTCTTGATACAGTTGGTATTCGAATGCCTAACCATCCAGTTGCAATAAGACTTCTACAAAAACTCGGAAAGCCGGTAGCTGCTCCAAGTGCCAATCGTAGTGGAAAACCTAGTCCAACAGAAGGAATTCATGTTGAACAAGACTTAGCAGGGGAAATTCCAATGATCTTAGATGGAGGAGCAACTGGTATCGGTGTTGAATCCACTGTCATAGATCTTACATTAGAAACACCTGTCATTCTACGTCCAGGTGCTATTACAAAAGAAATGTTTGAAAAAGTTATTGGTCCAGTTGAACAACCCACTCATATCGAACAAAAAGCAGGTGCACCTCGCGCTCCTGGGATGAAGTATACACATTACGCACCAAATGCGCCTGTATACTTAATCGAACAAAATGAACAACAGGTTTCGCGAGCTATTAAAGAGTTACAACAACAAGGGCACAAAGTAGCGTTACTTGGACCACAACGCTTTGCACATCTAGTTTCGAATTGGTTCTTTACATTGGGAGATTCAAAGGAAGAAATGGCTGCAAATCTTTTCCATGCATTACGGGCTTGTGATTCAACTGCAGCAGATATTGTGTTAGCAACTGTTACATCAACGGACGGCGTCGGTGCAGCTATTATGAATCGCCTTGAAAAATCTGCAGGTGGCAAATGGTATTCAAAGGATTACCAAAAACAATAA
- the prfA gene encoding peptide chain release factor 1 — translation MFDRLQAVEDRYEKLNELLSDPDVVSDSKKLAKYSKEQSDIQETVEVYREYKSAKEQLADAKEMLEDKLDPEMKEMVKEEVSELEKQIVNFEERLRILLIPKDPNDSKNVIMEIRGAAGGDEAALFANSLFRMYSKYAETQGWKIEIMNANPTELGGYKEIVFMINGQGAYSKFKFESGAHRVQRVPETESQGRVHTSTSTVVVMPEAEEVELDLQEKDIRVDIYHSSGAGGQHVNKTASAVRMTHIPTGIVVAMQDERSQLKNREKAMKVLRARVYDKLQQDAQSEIDAERKSAVGTGDRSERIRTYNYPQNRVTDHRIGLTIQKLDQIIEGKLDDIIDALILEEQAKKLDALNDTAL, via the coding sequence ATGTTTGATCGCCTACAAGCTGTTGAAGATCGTTATGAGAAGTTAAACGAACTTCTAAGCGATCCAGATGTTGTATCTGACTCCAAAAAACTAGCGAAATATTCAAAAGAACAATCTGATATTCAAGAAACTGTAGAGGTTTATCGTGAATATAAATCTGCAAAAGAACAATTAGCAGATGCAAAAGAAATGTTAGAAGATAAGTTAGATCCGGAAATGAAAGAAATGGTGAAGGAAGAAGTTAGCGAATTAGAAAAACAAATCGTTAATTTTGAAGAACGCCTTCGCATCTTATTAATTCCAAAAGATCCGAATGATAGCAAGAACGTTATTATGGAAATCCGAGGAGCTGCTGGTGGTGATGAAGCTGCATTATTCGCAAACTCATTATTCCGTATGTACAGCAAATACGCTGAAACACAAGGCTGGAAGATTGAAATAATGAACGCAAACCCAACAGAACTTGGTGGTTATAAAGAAATTGTCTTTATGATTAATGGCCAAGGTGCTTATTCTAAATTTAAATTTGAAAGTGGTGCACACCGAGTACAACGTGTACCAGAAACAGAATCACAAGGTCGTGTGCATACATCAACATCTACGGTTGTTGTAATGCCAGAAGCAGAGGAAGTAGAGCTAGACCTTCAAGAAAAAGATATCCGCGTAGATATTTATCATTCATCAGGTGCTGGCGGTCAGCACGTCAACAAAACGGCATCAGCTGTTCGTATGACACATATTCCAACAGGTATAGTTGTTGCCATGCAAGATGAACGTTCTCAATTGAAAAACCGTGAAAAAGCGATGAAAGTCCTTCGTGCACGTGTTTACGATAAATTACAACAAGATGCACAAAGTGAAATCGATGCAGAGCGTAAATCAGCTGTTGGTACAGGGGATCGTTCTGAACGTATTCGTACTTACAACTATCCACAAAACCGTGTGACAGATCACCGCATTGGCTTAACTATTCAAAAACTCGACCAAATCATTGAAGGTAAATTAGATGACATTATCGATGCGTTGATATTAGAAGAACAAGCCAAAAAATTGGATGCATTAAATGACACAGCACTTTAA
- the glyA gene encoding serine hydroxymethyltransferase, which yields MENLAAQEKSIIASQDEAVFEAMEKEFARQQSNIELIASENIVSKAVLEAQGSVLTNKYAEGYPGKRYYGGCEYVDIVENIARDRLKEIFGAEYANVQPHSGAQANMAVYFTILQPGDTVLGMNLSHGGHLTHGSPVNFSGVQYNFVEYGVTKDTNLIDYEDVRQKALEHKPKLIVAGASAYPRKIDFAKFREIADEVGAYFMVDMAHIAGLVAAGEHPNPVPYADFVTSTTHKTLRGPRGGLILCKEEWGKKIDKSIFPGIQGGPLMHVIAGKAVAFGEAQQPEYKEYIGQVVKNAKVFGEALQAEGIKLVSGGTDNHLLLLDVRSLGLTGKVAEKLLDDVNITANKNTIPFDPESPFVTSGVRVGTPAVTSRGFKEEDMKEVAAIISSVLKNPEDEAVKQDAIKRVKVLTDNHPIYSK from the coding sequence ATGGAAAATCTTGCAGCACAAGAAAAGTCAATCATTGCGTCACAAGACGAAGCAGTATTTGAAGCAATGGAAAAAGAATTTGCTCGACAACAATCAAATATTGAGTTAATCGCATCTGAAAATATCGTTTCTAAAGCGGTATTAGAAGCGCAAGGCTCTGTATTAACTAACAAATACGCTGAAGGCTATCCTGGTAAACGCTACTATGGTGGTTGCGAGTATGTAGATATTGTAGAAAATATTGCACGTGATCGTCTAAAAGAAATCTTTGGTGCTGAATATGCAAACGTACAACCACACTCAGGCGCTCAAGCAAATATGGCTGTGTACTTCACAATTCTACAACCAGGCGATACAGTTTTAGGTATGAACCTATCTCATGGTGGACACTTAACACATGGTAGTCCAGTTAACTTTTCTGGTGTTCAATATAACTTTGTAGAATATGGTGTTACGAAAGATACAAACTTAATCGACTATGAAGATGTTCGTCAAAAAGCTCTTGAACATAAACCAAAACTAATTGTTGCTGGCGCATCTGCATATCCACGTAAAATTGATTTTGCTAAATTCCGTGAAATCGCCGATGAAGTAGGTGCTTATTTCATGGTAGACATGGCACACATTGCTGGTCTTGTAGCTGCAGGAGAACACCCAAATCCTGTACCATATGCAGACTTTGTGACATCAACTACTCACAAAACATTACGTGGTCCACGTGGTGGTCTAATTCTTTGTAAAGAAGAATGGGGTAAGAAAATCGACAAATCGATCTTCCCTGGTATCCAAGGTGGTCCTTTGATGCATGTCATCGCAGGTAAAGCTGTTGCATTTGGCGAAGCACAACAACCTGAATACAAAGAATACATCGGGCAAGTTGTAAAAAATGCAAAAGTATTCGGTGAAGCATTGCAAGCAGAAGGGATTAAACTTGTATCAGGTGGTACAGATAACCATTTATTACTTTTAGATGTACGTTCTCTAGGCTTAACAGGTAAAGTTGCTGAAAAACTATTAGATGATGTAAATATTACAGCAAATAAAAACACAATCCCGTTTGATCCAGAAAGCCCATTTGTCACTTCAGGTGTTCGCGTTGGTACACCAGCTGTTACTTCTCGTGGCTTTAAAGAAGAAGACATGAAAGAAGTTGCTGCAATCATTTCTTCTGTATTGAAAAACCCAGAAGACGAAGCGGTAAAACAAGATGCGATTAAACGCGTAAAAGTTTTAACAGATAATCACCCAATTTATTCAAAATAA
- a CDS encoding methyl-accepting chemotaxis protein, which translates to MAQKNEQHSFGLKKKLILFVAVLAVITYSVSFFFIEYLQPQIFPNVKKSVFEIITYVLGIIWSGILAGIFSSLLVKPLQKLENVAKEAAEGKIGKDIEMPNSSDEIRSLSEAFQTMLVSLRQMVSSINQNFQTTNKTVLNLSEETGQASKQTESIAETISNISEGASSSAIAIQETAEALEDVRLLAEEVNQRALTSSNQSAQMMSELKLTTNAINQLVEGIEKITTGNQLALKDIHQLEQNALKVEQIIQLVGDIAEQTNLLALNASIEAARAGEHGKGFAVVAEEVRKLADESAEAVKGITQLIQTIQLDVQTVVGKMTEQVEFAEGEVARISETTSAVDGMASMVGKMADSIVEISEFVGKQLHNIEKTAHQSQEVAAIAEQTSAGALEVQSATDEQVRSIEQIDQLSQILKKQSEDLYQMIQQFER; encoded by the coding sequence ATGGCACAAAAAAACGAGCAACATTCTTTTGGGTTAAAAAAGAAACTCATTCTGTTTGTAGCGGTATTAGCAGTCATTACATATAGCGTAAGTTTCTTCTTTATTGAGTATTTACAACCCCAAATTTTCCCAAATGTTAAAAAATCAGTATTTGAAATCATTACATATGTTTTAGGGATTATATGGTCTGGTATATTAGCTGGAATCTTTAGTTCTTTATTGGTTAAACCGTTACAAAAACTAGAAAATGTTGCAAAAGAAGCGGCTGAAGGGAAAATTGGAAAAGATATAGAAATGCCTAACAGTTCAGATGAAATCCGTTCACTATCCGAAGCATTTCAAACAATGCTTGTGAGCTTACGACAAATGGTTTCAAGTATTAACCAAAACTTTCAAACAACAAACAAAACTGTTTTAAATTTATCAGAAGAAACAGGGCAAGCATCAAAACAAACAGAATCAATTGCTGAAACAATTTCAAATATATCTGAAGGGGCATCTAGTTCAGCAATCGCTATTCAAGAAACGGCGGAAGCACTCGAAGATGTCCGATTATTAGCAGAAGAAGTAAATCAACGTGCCTTGACATCTTCAAATCAATCTGCACAAATGATGTCAGAACTAAAACTCACAACAAATGCTATAAATCAACTAGTAGAAGGCATTGAAAAAATTACAACAGGAAACCAATTAGCACTAAAAGATATACATCAACTTGAACAAAATGCATTAAAAGTAGAGCAAATTATTCAGCTTGTCGGAGATATCGCTGAACAAACAAATTTACTTGCTCTAAACGCTTCAATAGAAGCAGCAAGAGCGGGAGAACATGGAAAAGGTTTTGCAGTAGTTGCTGAAGAGGTCCGCAAGCTTGCAGATGAAAGTGCAGAAGCTGTAAAAGGCATTACACAACTGATTCAAACTATTCAATTAGATGTTCAAACAGTAGTTGGTAAGATGACAGAACAAGTTGAATTTGCAGAAGGAGAAGTAGCTCGTATTTCCGAAACAACATCTGCAGTTGATGGTATGGCATCAATGGTTGGCAAAATGGCAGACTCAATCGTAGAAATCTCTGAATTTGTGGGTAAGCAATTACATAACATTGAAAAAACCGCACATCAATCTCAAGAAGTGGCAGCAATTGCTGAACAGACTTCTGCAGGTGCTTTAGAAGTCCAAAGTGCAACCGATGAACAGGTTCGGTCAATCGAACAAATCGATCAACTTTCACAAATACTAAAGAAACAGTCAGAAGATCTATACCAAATGATTCAACAATTTGAACGGTAA
- a CDS encoding manganese efflux pump — protein sequence MPEIIAAIITAMDVLTIYLLLPHIKYRFWLSLWTGALHMIFPLIGFHVGEWLAGYISNLAQNISGLLLSMIGVQLLLAARDSKPAQIPVILLAVTTSLDTFSVSVSFGMLQLQELLLICSMGVFAFLFSYIALILNKKIPIRIGICLQIIAGISLLLMGIFSFDFLKK from the coding sequence GTGCCAGAAATTATTGCAGCTATTATCACGGCGATGGATGTTTTGACAATTTATTTACTATTGCCTCATATAAAATATCGTTTTTGGCTTTCGTTATGGACAGGTGCTCTTCACATGATTTTTCCTTTAATTGGGTTTCATGTAGGGGAATGGTTAGCTGGATATATATCAAACCTTGCTCAAAATATTTCAGGTTTATTATTAAGTATGATTGGTGTACAACTATTATTAGCAGCCAGGGACAGTAAACCTGCGCAAATACCAGTCATATTATTAGCTGTAACCACAAGTTTAGATACCTTTTCAGTGAGTGTATCTTTTGGTATGCTTCAATTACAAGAATTATTACTAATTTGTAGTATGGGAGTATTTGCTTTTCTATTTTCATATATAGCATTAATATTAAATAAAAAAATACCAATAAGAATAGGTATTTGTTTACAAATAATTGCCGGGATTTCGTTACTTTTGATGGGTATTTTTTCATTTGATTTTTTAAAAAAATAG
- the rpmE gene encoding 50S ribosomal protein L31 — MKPGIHPEYKEATVTCSCGNSFKTGSVKEDITVEFCSECHPFYTGRQKFASADGRVDRFNKKYGLK; from the coding sequence ATGAAACCAGGAATTCACCCAGAATACAAAGAAGCAACAGTAACTTGCTCTTGCGGTAATTCTTTCAAAACAGGTTCAGTAAAAGAAGACATCACTGTAGAATTCTGCAGCGAATGCCACCCATTCTATACTGGCCGTCAAAAATTCGCGTCTGCTGATGGACGTGTGGATCGTTTCAACAAAAAATACGGTCTTAAATAA
- the rho gene encoding transcription termination factor Rho — protein MTTMTISQLEDMKLKDLYALAREYKISYYGKLTKKELIFAILKSRAESEGYFFMEGVLEIIQQEGFGFLRPINYSPSSEDIYISASQIRRFSLRNGDKVTGKVRPPKENERYYGLLHVEAVNGEDPEIAKERVHFPALTPLYPDRQIKLETTPSKLSTRIMDLVAPVGFGQRGLIVAPPKAGKTLLLKEIANAITEKHPESELIVLLIDERPEEVTDIERSVKADVVSSTFDELPENHVKVAELVLERAMRLVEHKRDVIILMDSITRLARAYNLVIPPSGRTLSGGIDPAAFHRPKRFFGAARNIEEGGSLTILATALIDTGSRMDEVIYEEFKGTGNLELHLDRSLAERRIFPAIDIRRSGTRKEELLIPKDQLDKLWAIRKTFSDSPDFAERFLKKLRNTKTNEEFFETLNTDMKAARNGKGLI, from the coding sequence ATGACGACAATGACAATTTCTCAACTAGAAGATATGAAATTAAAGGACTTGTATGCGCTTGCACGAGAGTATAAAATTTCATATTATGGAAAGTTGACTAAAAAAGAATTAATTTTTGCAATTCTAAAATCACGTGCTGAAAGTGAAGGATATTTCTTCATGGAAGGTGTTTTAGAAATTATCCAACAAGAAGGATTTGGCTTCTTACGTCCTATTAATTATTCACCAAGTTCAGAAGATATCTATATTTCAGCATCTCAAATTCGCCGTTTTAGTCTTCGAAATGGTGACAAAGTAACAGGGAAAGTACGTCCACCAAAAGAAAACGAACGCTATTATGGACTTTTACATGTAGAAGCAGTAAATGGAGAAGATCCTGAAATAGCGAAAGAGCGTGTGCATTTCCCAGCACTTACACCACTATATCCAGATCGACAAATCAAACTGGAAACAACACCTTCAAAACTATCTACACGTATTATGGATTTAGTTGCTCCAGTTGGTTTTGGACAACGTGGTTTAATCGTAGCACCACCAAAAGCAGGTAAAACTTTGCTTTTAAAAGAGATTGCAAATGCAATTACAGAGAAGCATCCAGAATCTGAATTAATTGTTTTACTAATCGATGAAAGACCCGAAGAAGTAACCGATATTGAGCGTTCAGTAAAAGCGGATGTTGTTAGTTCGACATTTGACGAATTACCTGAAAATCATGTAAAAGTCGCAGAACTTGTTTTAGAAAGAGCTATGAGACTTGTAGAACATAAACGCGATGTTATTATACTTATGGATTCAATTACAAGACTTGCACGTGCATATAATCTAGTAATCCCTCCAAGTGGTCGTACACTATCAGGTGGTATTGATCCGGCAGCATTTCATAGACCAAAACGTTTCTTTGGTGCTGCAAGAAATATCGAAGAAGGTGGTAGCCTAACAATTTTAGCTACAGCTCTTATCGATACTGGATCACGTATGGATGAAGTGATTTATGAGGAATTTAAAGGTACAGGTAACTTAGAATTACACCTAGATCGTAGTCTAGCAGAGCGTCGTATTTTCCCTGCAATTGATATTCGACGTTCGGGAACTCGTAAAGAAGAACTATTAATTCCTAAAGACCAACTTGATAAACTTTGGGCAATTCGTAAAACATTCTCAGATTCACCTGATTTCGCAGAACGCTTCCTAAAAAAATTGCGTAACACAAAAACAAATGAAGAGTTCTTTGAAACATTGAATACTGATATGAAAGCTGCACGAAATGGTAAAGGATTAATTTAA
- a CDS encoding TIGR01440 family protein, with the protein MNLQQIEKQLQTLLSEFEQQVTFRNGQIFVVGCSTSEVKGKKIGTEGGLEIAEALYKPLKAFADKHEIYLAFQGCEHLNRALTIERATAEQYRLEPVSVIPIQHAGGSMSTFAYSQFEDPVVVEEIAAHAGIDIGQTLIGMHLKKVAVPVRTSISHIGDAVVTVAKTRPKLIGGERAVYNKE; encoded by the coding sequence ATGAACTTACAACAAATTGAAAAACAGCTACAAACGCTGCTATCAGAATTTGAACAACAAGTTACTTTTCGTAATGGCCAAATCTTTGTCGTAGGTTGCTCAACTTCAGAAGTAAAAGGCAAAAAGATTGGCACAGAAGGCGGCTTAGAAATTGCTGAAGCTTTATATAAGCCTTTAAAAGCATTTGCCGATAAACATGAAATTTATTTAGCGTTTCAAGGCTGCGAACATTTAAATCGGGCCTTAACAATAGAAAGAGCTACAGCAGAACAATATCGACTAGAGCCTGTCTCTGTCATTCCAATTCAACATGCTGGTGGCTCGATGTCTACTTTTGCGTATAGTCAATTTGAAGATCCAGTAGTGGTTGAAGAAATTGCAGCGCATGCAGGCATTGACATAGGTCAAACATTGATTGGTATGCATTTGAAGAAAGTGGCAGTTCCTGTCCGTACCTCAATCTCACATATTGGAGATGCAGTCGTGACAGTTGCAAAAACTCGTCCAAAATTAATAGGTGGCGAGAGAGCTGTATACAACAAAGAGTAA
- a CDS encoding thymidine kinase, with protein MYVMTQNGWIEVICGSMFSGKSEELIRRVRRAQFAKQKIAVFKPKIDNRYSEEAVVSHNGTTVIAHPIEQSTEMWNYLTDDFDVVAIDEAQFFGEDIIETVQKLANHGYRVILAGLDQDFKGVPFGPMPELMAIAEQVTKLQAVCSVCGSPASRTQRLINGQPAKADDPVILVGAAEAYEPRCRHHHAVPAGQTDMVK; from the coding sequence ATGTACGTTATGACTCAAAATGGCTGGATTGAAGTGATCTGCGGCAGTATGTTTTCGGGGAAATCCGAAGAATTGATTCGACGTGTACGCAGAGCCCAATTTGCAAAACAAAAGATTGCTGTTTTTAAGCCGAAAATTGATAATCGCTATAGTGAAGAAGCGGTTGTTAGTCACAATGGAACAACAGTAATTGCTCATCCAATTGAACAATCTACCGAAATGTGGAATTATCTTACAGATGATTTTGATGTAGTTGCAATTGATGAAGCCCAATTTTTTGGTGAAGATATTATTGAAACTGTTCAAAAGCTAGCGAATCATGGCTATCGTGTAATACTAGCTGGACTAGATCAAGATTTTAAAGGTGTACCATTCGGGCCTATGCCAGAATTAATGGCAATTGCTGAGCAAGTAACTAAACTTCAGGCTGTTTGTAGCGTTTGTGGTTCACCGGCAAGTAGAACCCAAAGACTAATTAATGGTCAACCTGCAAAAGCAGACGATCCTGTAATCTTAGTTGGTGCTGCAGAAGCTTATGAACCTCGTTGTCGCCATCACCATGCAGTTCCAGCTGGACAAACTGATATGGTTAAATAA
- the prmC gene encoding peptide chain release factor N(5)-glutamine methyltransferase, producing the protein MTQHFKFVYEALNGASSFLRDNGREEVAARLLLQHVLKKSYTGLLTSMHDEMTEDDNQVFWKMVEFHASGMPIQYIIGKEEFYGRTFIVNESVLIPRPETEELIVEATKRIKRIFGDKPAIQLADIGTGSGAIAITMKKEIPSLFVTATDISPDALSVAKKNAEILGADIHFEEGDLTVPIEQQKWQVILSNPPYIAYDEAKDMSEVVLDHEPHTALFADEDGLALYKRLAKNLPKLMTKPSFIGVEIGYAQGPAVAKLFKESFPQAKIDILQDMNGKNRMVFCELGE; encoded by the coding sequence ATGACACAGCACTTTAAATTTGTTTATGAGGCCCTGAATGGGGCTTCTTCTTTTTTACGGGATAATGGTCGAGAAGAAGTAGCGGCAAGATTACTTTTACAACATGTATTAAAAAAATCATACACTGGTTTACTAACAAGCATGCATGATGAAATGACAGAGGATGACAATCAGGTATTTTGGAAAATGGTTGAATTCCATGCAAGTGGGATGCCTATTCAGTACATTATAGGCAAGGAAGAGTTTTATGGACGAACATTTATAGTTAACGAGTCTGTACTGATCCCAAGACCTGAAACAGAAGAGCTGATTGTTGAAGCCACTAAACGTATTAAACGTATTTTTGGAGATAAGCCTGCCATACAACTAGCTGATATTGGTACTGGGAGTGGTGCAATAGCGATCACAATGAAAAAGGAGATACCTTCTTTATTTGTAACTGCAACTGATATTTCACCGGATGCATTAAGCGTAGCGAAGAAAAATGCAGAAATACTTGGAGCAGATATTCATTTTGAAGAGGGAGATTTAACAGTACCGATTGAACAACAGAAATGGCAAGTTATACTTTCCAATCCACCGTATATTGCATACGACGAAGCAAAAGATATGTCAGAAGTTGTACTTGATCATGAACCGCACACAGCACTTTTTGCAGATGAGGATGGACTAGCACTTTATAAAAGACTAGCAAAGAATCTACCAAAATTGATGACGAAACCTAGTTTTATAGGCGTAGAGATAGGTTATGCACAGGGACCAGCAGTGGCTAAACTGTTTAAAGAAAGTTTTCCACAAGCGAAAATTGATATTTTACAAGATATGAATGGAAAAAATCGTATGGTTTTTTGTGAGTTAGGTGAATAA